AGCCCGGCCAGGTGAATATGGTCTCGACGATGACGGCCCCGCCGAGCAAGTGCGCAAGGATCACCCCGGTGGCTCCAACGGCCGGAACCAGCGCGTTGCGCAGCGCGTGCCCCAAGAAAACGGCCTGTTCCGTCAACCCCTTGGCCCGCGCCGTGCGGATGTAGTCCTGCCCCAGGACATCCAGGACGCTGGCGCGTATCAGCCGCGTGAGCTGAGCCATCGGCGCTAGCGACAGGGCGATGGCCGGAAGCACGACCTGAGCGGCCGATCCGTAGCCCATGGCGGGCAACCAGGACAGTTTCACCGCGAACAGAATGATCAGTCCGAAGGCCAGCGCGTAGGACGCAGCCGCCGAACCCACCAGCGCGACCAGGCGTACGACGGCATCCACGGCGCCTCCCCGTCGCCGGGCGGACAGGATGCCCATGGGCACGGCGAGCAGCAGCGCCAGGCCCAAGGCAGCCGCCGTGAGCACGGCGGTTGGGACCGTGCGGCGCGCCAGCTGGGCGGCCACGGGCTGTTCCGTCACGTAGGAGCGGCCCATGTCGCCCGCCAACGCCCGGGACATCCAGCGAACGTATTGCACCGGAAGGGGAGCGTCGAGACCTAGTTCGGCGCGCATGGCAGACACGGCGGCCGGGCTGGGCATCTGGCCGGGGTTGCGCTGGTGCAGGACGGTCTCGGCAGCATCGCCAGGAGCCAGATTCAGCAGCGCGAAGCTGACCGCCGAGATTCCCAGGAGCAACAGCGGCAGCGTGGCCAACCGTCGGGCCACGTATGCTCCCATGCTGAAGAGCCTCTGTCCGCACCCGCTATCCGGCTAACACGCTCACGCTTTCAGACCGATGCGATGGTCGAAGAAGTAGAGATTGGCCGGGTGCGGCTCGAATCCGGTGACTCGCTGGTTGACGCCATAGACCAGGTAGGGGTGCGCCACCGGCAGGAGCGCGGTTTCGGATGCAACGATGTCCAGCGCCCGGCAGGCTATTTCCTGGCGTTGCTGGGTGTCGGCAACCGCCGATGCGCTGCTGATGATGTCCTCCAGCTCGGCGCTGTGGTAGTGGCCGTAGTTGTTGGCGCCGCTACCGGAGGCGTCGGCGCTGACCCCGACAAACTTGCCGATGTTCTGGATGGGGTCTCCAGCCTCCACCACGTTGTTGTACCACCCGAACAGATCCCAGGCGGGCTCCTTCACCACCGACCATTCGGTGATGAGCACTTCGGCCTTGATGCCCACGTCGGCCAGCATGGCCTGCGCGGCTTCGGCCATGATGGGTAGCTGGAACCGCTCGGGGTAACCGCCGATGACGATTTCCAGCGGTTTGCCGTCTTTGTCCACAAACCCGTCGTCATCGGTGTCAACGTAGCCGGCTTCCGTCAGTAGTTCGCGGGCCTGTGCAGGGTCGAAACCCGGCGTGGTGACGCCGGGGCAGGACACGAGGGCTTCGGGCAACAGGAAACTAGCAAACGATCCGGACCCTGCAGGCGCAACCAGCCCCGCAATGCTCTCTCGATCAATGGCGAGACTCACCGCCCGGCGCACCAGCGGATCGGACAGCGCAGGCCGCTCGAAATTGACCCACCAGATCACCGCCGCGGCGCCTATCCCGGCAGTGCGACTCTCCAATTCGGGGTGGGCGTCTATGGTCTTGGCCCCTTCCGGGGAAATGTTGACGGCCACGTCGATGTCGCCGGCCTGCAAGGCCAGTTCCCTGCTGTTGGTGTCTGGAATGGCGATGTGTTCGATGCCGGCCAGCGGCGGAGCACCGCCCCAGTAGTCGTCGTTGGCGACGCTGCTGAGGCGTTCCTTCTGGATGTACTCGGTGGGAATGTAGGGACCCGTCAAGGCGCCGGCCTGCAGAAAGTTGCCGTCGCCGGCGGCGTCGGCAGCCGCGGCATCGGTGATGGCCACCGCCGGATTGGTCAACAGGCCCGGCAGCGTGGGTCGAGGTGCCACCGTGGTGATGGTGATGGTCTGTTCGTTGTTCACCGCGATGCGATCGATCCCCAGCGCGTTCGCCGACGCTTCCGATAGCCGGATCGTTCGTTCCAGCGACGCCTTCACCGCCTCCGCGTCCATCACCGCGCCGTTGTGGAACCTCACGCCCGACCGCAAGTCTATTCGCCAAGTTATCGGGTCCACATCGGTGGCTTTCGTCGCCAGCCATGGCACCGGGCTGAAATTGGTGGGAGACAGGCGGAAAAGGTTCTCGGACATCCCCGACTGACTGGCCACCCAACCGCCCTGCACCGGGTCCAGCGGGCTGTCAAGCCAGATGACGCCTGCCTTCAGAATGGGACGTGCAGCCTCGGCGCTGGCCGCCCCCGAAGTCTCTTCGGCCTTGGCGGTCGAAGCTGCCGGCTGCTTGGGTGTTTCGGTCGCTGGAGAAGGCTGGCGCGGAGTCGTGGTCACTGCCGGGGGCGGCGGCGCTGCCGTCGGCGAGGTGGCCGCGGAAGTCACGGGCGCAGATGTGGCAGCCGCTGCCGGGCTGGCGTCGCTCTCTCCGCAGGCTACGGCCAGTGGCAAAGCCAAAGCCGCCACGAGCGTAAGCGCCGTTCGTCGAATCATCTCCAACTCACCCTCCATGCTATTGAGATGTTGTCTCAATAAGGAGCCTGTCACACGGGGAGGGTCTGCGCAAGTCACTGTGGCAAGTGAACCGGTGCGGTTGTGAGGGACGGCCCGCCAGGAACGCCGCGCGCCCCTCATGTTGTCAGCCGACGATCGCCGGCGTGAAGTTCAAGGAGAAGAGTTCGGAAGACCCGGCGCGAAGCGCTCTCGTCCAGCGCGTGGCTGCGCCGACGCCTTGAGCCAGCGGCGCCGCGTGCCGGACATCGCCACGCTTCAGGCGCTCGGCTCCTCTTGGTGCAACGTCACGGCGGCGGATGCGGCCTCCTTCGCGCGCATCACGCCGGGGCCGCCCCATCCCGCGAGTTCAATCCCGGAGCGCGCCGATAATCCCAACTGCTCGACCAGCTGGCGGCGCGCCAGCGGTTGCCCGTTCGGAGTGCCGCCGCAGCGCCGAGTATGATCTCGGCCTATAAGCGCAGGAGGCGAGGCTCGACCAGTGTCTACGCAGCCAATTGGCCGGCGGATTCCACCTCGGCTTCGCCGTATCTTTAGCTTTCCGCATCCGGTAAACGAGGTGGCTGCAAGGCTCGTA
Above is a window of Chloroflexota bacterium DNA encoding:
- a CDS encoding ABC transporter permease; the protein is MARRLATLPLLLLGISAVSFALLNLAPGDAAETVLHQRNPGQMPSPAAVSAMRAELGLDAPLPVQYVRWMSRALAGDMGRSYVTEQPVAAQLARRTVPTAVLTAAALGLALLLAVPMGILSARRRGGAVDAVVRLVALVGSAAASYALAFGLIILFAVKLSWLPAMGYGSAAQVVLPAIALSLAPMAQLTRLIRASVLDVLGQDYIRTARAKGLTEQAVFLGHALRNALVPAVGATGVILAHLLGGAVIVETIFTWPGLGQLIVGAALTRDYPVVQGFVTYVAVLVLLANLAADIALRLVNPRLRYERGNG
- a CDS encoding ABC transporter substrate-binding protein, whose protein sequence is MRGARRSWRAVPHNRTGSLATVTCADPPRVTGSLLRQHLNSMEGELEMIRRTALTLVAALALPLAVACGESDASPAAAATSAPVTSAATSPTAAPPPPAVTTTPRQPSPATETPKQPAASTAKAEETSGAASAEAARPILKAGVIWLDSPLDPVQGGWVASQSGMSENLFRLSPTNFSPVPWLATKATDVDPITWRIDLRSGVRFHNGAVMDAEAVKASLERTIRLSEASANALGIDRIAVNNEQTITITTVAPRPTLPGLLTNPAVAITDAAAADAAGDGNFLQAGALTGPYIPTEYIQKERLSSVANDDYWGGAPPLAGIEHIAIPDTNSRELALQAGDIDVAVNISPEGAKTIDAHPELESRTAGIGAAAVIWWVNFERPALSDPLVRRAVSLAIDRESIAGLVAPAGSGSFASFLLPEALVSCPGVTTPGFDPAQARELLTEAGYVDTDDDGFVDKDGKPLEIVIGGYPERFQLPIMAEAAQAMLADVGIKAEVLITEWSVVKEPAWDLFGWYNNVVEAGDPIQNIGKFVGVSADASGSGANNYGHYHSAELEDIISSASAVADTQQRQEIACRALDIVASETALLPVAHPYLVYGVNQRVTGFEPHPANLYFFDHRIGLKA